One part of the Mobula birostris isolate sMobBir1 unplaced genomic scaffold, sMobBir1.hap1 scaffold_319, whole genome shotgun sequence genome encodes these proteins:
- the LOC140192951 gene encoding mitochondrial import receptor subunit TOM40B-like isoform X6 yields the protein MGNGTSTERRLRNPGSFERLHRRCKDVFPQQLEGVKLIINKHLSNHFQAAHTIHLSSMSPHYHFKAMYSGDQQADSDESFPQALGEVDSTGSLNAQCVALLASRIRAKAAFQTQQERFQTWQFDTEYRGDSFTATITLGNPDIISESVILVAHFLQSITHNLVLGGEMVYHRRPAEEGAIFTLAAKYTTSHWVGTLNIGRGGAHASYYHQANDQVQVGVGFEASTQTQDTTFSFGYQLDIPKANMVFRGEVPEG from the exons ATGTTTTCCCTCAGCAACTCGAAGGTGTGAAACTCATCATCAACAAACATCTCAGCAACCACTTTCAG GCTGCACATACAATCCACCTGAGCTCAATGTCACCCCATTACCATTTCAAGGCAATGTACTCAGGAGATCAACAGGCAGACTCTGATGAG AGCTTCCCACAGGCCCTGGGAGAAGTGGACAGCACAGGCAGTTTGAACGCTCAGTGTGTCGCCTTGTTGGCTAGTCGGATCCGAGCCAAGGCTGCCTTCCAG ACCCAGCAGGAGCGCTTCCAGACGTGGCAGTTTGACACAGAGTATCGGGGCGACTCCTTCACTGCCACCATCACCCTCGGCAACCCTGATATCATCAGTGAATCTG TCATCCTGGTTGCACACTTCCTACAGAGCATCACCCATAACCTGGTGCTGGGTGGTGAGATGGTCTATCATCGCAGGCCAGCAGAGGAAGGAGCCATCTTCACCTTGGCTGCAAAGTACACCA CCTCTCACTGGGTTGGGACATTAAACATTGGTCGAGGGGGTGCCCATGCTAGTTACTACCATCAAGCCAATGATCAG GTTCAGGTGGGGGTTGGCTTCGAGGCCAGCACCCAGACCCAGGACACCACTTTCTCCTTCGGGTACCAGCTGGACATCCCCAAGGCAAACATGGTGTTCAGAG GTGAAGTACCAGAGGGCTAG
- the LOC140192951 gene encoding mitochondrial import receptor subunit TOM40B-like isoform X3 — MGNGTSTERRLRNPGSFERLHRRCKDVFPQQLEGVKLIINKHLSNHFQAAHTIHLSSMSPHYHFKAMYSGDQQADSDESFPQALGEVDSTGSLNAQCVALLASRIRAKAAFQTQQERFQTWQFDTEYRGDSFTATITLGNPDIISESVILVAHFLQSITHNLVLGGEMVYHRRPAEEGAIFTLAAKYTTSHWVGTLNIGRGGAHASYYHQANDQVQVGVGFEASTQTQDTTFSFGYQLDIPKANMVFRGSLDSNWVVGGLLEKRLAPLPLTLTLGAFIDHLRNKLQYGFTVTVC; from the exons ATGTTTTCCCTCAGCAACTCGAAGGTGTGAAACTCATCATCAACAAACATCTCAGCAACCACTTTCAG GCTGCACATACAATCCACCTGAGCTCAATGTCACCCCATTACCATTTCAAGGCAATGTACTCAGGAGATCAACAGGCAGACTCTGATGAG AGCTTCCCACAGGCCCTGGGAGAAGTGGACAGCACAGGCAGTTTGAACGCTCAGTGTGTCGCCTTGTTGGCTAGTCGGATCCGAGCCAAGGCTGCCTTCCAG ACCCAGCAGGAGCGCTTCCAGACGTGGCAGTTTGACACAGAGTATCGGGGCGACTCCTTCACTGCCACCATCACCCTCGGCAACCCTGATATCATCAGTGAATCTG TCATCCTGGTTGCACACTTCCTACAGAGCATCACCCATAACCTGGTGCTGGGTGGTGAGATGGTCTATCATCGCAGGCCAGCAGAGGAAGGAGCCATCTTCACCTTGGCTGCAAAGTACACCA CCTCTCACTGGGTTGGGACATTAAACATTGGTCGAGGGGGTGCCCATGCTAGTTACTACCATCAAGCCAATGATCAG GTTCAGGTGGGGGTTGGCTTCGAGGCCAGCACCCAGACCCAGGACACCACTTTCTCCTTCGGGTACCAGCTGGACATCCCCAAGGCAAACATGGTGTTCAGAG GTTCCTTGGACAGCAACTGGGTGGTGGGAGGGCTCCTGGAGAAGAGGCTAGCTCCCTTGCCTCTGACCCTTACCCTCGGCGCCTTCATTGACCACTTGAGAAATAAGTTGCAGTACGGCTTCACAGTGACGGTCTGTTGA